Proteins found in one Rhodobacter capsulatus SB 1003 genomic segment:
- the crtC gene encoding carotenoid 1,2-hydratase, whose product MIAFIGSVFSPWYRWSGRREPQNHCCINMVTTGTDGRFTMTDRGRSALRQSRDSFQVGPSKLTWTGKELVIDVDEWGALPKLGKLKGRVVLTPRAVTGVEVRLTPDAGHTWRPFAPIADVEVDLAPGHKWTGHGYFDANFGTRALEEDFSFWTWGRFPLKDRTVCFYDATRLDRTKVALAVQINPDGSVCEIDSPPPLVKMKRTPWFVRRETRCDAGAHPAGVYSLLEAPFYSRALMRTQIDGEETVGMHEALDLVRFRQPVLKPMLAVRVPRRAGWKHKD is encoded by the coding sequence ATGATCGCCTTCATCGGCTCGGTCTTCAGCCCGTGGTATCGCTGGTCGGGTCGTCGCGAGCCGCAAAATCACTGCTGCATCAACATGGTGACGACCGGCACTGATGGGCGCTTCACGATGACCGACCGGGGCCGGTCTGCGCTGCGGCAGTCGCGCGACAGCTTTCAGGTCGGGCCGTCGAAGCTGACCTGGACCGGCAAGGAGCTGGTGATCGACGTTGACGAATGGGGGGCTTTGCCGAAGCTGGGCAAGCTCAAGGGCCGGGTCGTGCTGACGCCGCGCGCGGTGACCGGGGTCGAGGTGCGGCTGACGCCGGATGCGGGCCACACCTGGCGGCCTTTCGCGCCCATCGCCGATGTCGAGGTCGATCTGGCGCCCGGGCACAAATGGACCGGACACGGCTATTTCGACGCCAATTTCGGCACCCGCGCGCTGGAGGAAGACTTCTCGTTCTGGACCTGGGGGCGGTTCCCGCTGAAGGATCGAACGGTCTGTTTTTACGATGCGACGCGGTTGGACCGGACCAAGGTGGCGCTCGCCGTGCAGATCAACCCGGACGGGTCGGTCTGCGAGATCGACAGCCCTCCGCCCCTGGTGAAGATGAAGCGCACGCCCTGGTTCGTGCGGCGTGAAACGCGCTGCGATGCGGGGGCGCATCCGGCCGGGGTCTATTCGCTGCTGGAGGCGCCCTTCTATTCCCGCGCGCTGATGCGCACGCAGATCGACGGCGAGGAAACGGTGGGCATGCACGAGGCGCTCGATCTGGTGCGGTTCCGCCAGCCGGTGCTGAAGCCGATGCTGGCCGTGCGGGTGCCGCGCCGGGCCGGGTGGAAGCACAAGGACTGA
- the tspO gene encoding tryptophan-rich sensory protein TspO, whose translation MSLTLFAVYFVACACAGATGAIFSPGAWYDSLKKPSWVPPNWLFPVAWSTLYILMSISAARVSGLAMENELAVLGLAFWAVQIAVNTLWTPIFFGLHRLAGGMLVLVLLWLSVFATCVLFWSVDWLSGLMFVPYVIWVTVAGALNFSVWRLNPGEKPITL comes from the coding sequence ATGAGCCTGACTCTCTTTGCCGTCTATTTCGTCGCCTGCGCCTGCGCGGGCGCGACCGGAGCGATCTTCAGCCCCGGCGCATGGTATGACAGCCTGAAGAAACCGAGCTGGGTGCCGCCGAACTGGCTGTTTCCCGTCGCCTGGTCCACGCTTTACATCCTGATGTCGATTTCGGCGGCGCGGGTATCCGGGCTGGCGATGGAAAACGAACTGGCCGTGCTGGGTCTGGCCTTCTGGGCGGTGCAGATCGCGGTCAACACGCTTTGGACGCCGATCTTCTTCGGCCTGCACCGGCTGGCGGGCGGGATGCTGGTTCTGGTGCTTTTGTGGCTGAGCGTCTTTGCCACCTGCGTCCTGTTCTGGAGCGTCGACTGGCTCTCGGGGCTGATGTTCGTGCCCTATGTGATCTGGGTGACGGTGGCCGGGGCGCTGAATTTCAGCGTCTGGCGGCTCAATCCGGGCGAAAAGCCGATCACGCTTTGA
- the bchC gene encoding chlorophyll synthesis pathway protein BchC, which produces METQVVIMSGPKAISTGIAGLTDPGPGDLVVDIAYSGISTGTEKLFWLGTMPPFPGMGYPLVPGYESFGEVVQAAPDTGFRPGDHVFIPGANCFTGGLRGLFGGASKRLVTAASRVCRLDPAIGPEGALLALAATARHALAGFDNALPDLIVGHGTLGRLLARLTLAAGGKPPMVWETNPARRTGAVGYEVLDPEADPRRDYKAIYDASGAPGLIDQLVGRLGKGGELVLCGFYTVPVSFAFVPAFMKEMRLRIAAEWQPADLSATRALIESGALSLDGLITHRRPAAEAAEAYQTAFEDPDCLKMILDWKDAK; this is translated from the coding sequence ATGGAAACGCAAGTCGTCATAATGTCCGGGCCCAAGGCCATCTCGACGGGCATCGCCGGTCTGACCGACCCCGGGCCGGGGGACCTCGTCGTGGATATCGCCTATTCCGGCATTTCGACTGGCACCGAGAAATTGTTCTGGCTCGGCACCATGCCACCCTTCCCGGGCATGGGATATCCGCTTGTTCCCGGCTACGAAAGCTTCGGAGAGGTCGTTCAAGCCGCCCCCGACACCGGCTTCCGACCGGGCGATCACGTCTTCATTCCCGGCGCCAACTGCTTCACCGGCGGGTTGCGCGGGCTGTTCGGCGGGGCGTCGAAGCGCCTTGTCACGGCCGCCTCGCGCGTTTGTCGGCTGGATCCCGCCATCGGCCCCGAGGGCGCGCTTCTGGCCCTTGCCGCCACCGCGCGGCATGCGCTGGCCGGGTTTGACAATGCTCTGCCGGATCTGATCGTCGGCCACGGCACCCTCGGGCGCCTTCTGGCCCGTCTGACCCTGGCTGCCGGTGGCAAGCCGCCGATGGTCTGGGAAACCAATCCTGCCCGTCGCACGGGCGCGGTCGGCTACGAGGTTCTGGACCCCGAAGCCGATCCCCGGCGCGACTACAAGGCCATCTATGACGCCTCGGGCGCGCCCGGTCTGATCGACCAGCTCGTCGGGCGTCTGGGCAAGGGCGGGGAACTGGTGCTGTGCGGCTTCTATACGGTGCCGGTCAGCTTCGCCTTTGTTCCCGCCTTCATGAAGGAAATGCGCCTGCGCATCGCCGCCGAATGGCAGCCGGCCGACCTTTCGGCCACGCGCGCGCTGATCGAAAGCGGGGCGCTCTCGCTGGATGGTCTCATCACGCATCGTCGCCCCGCGGCGGAGGCGGCCGAGGCCTATCAGACCGCTTTCGAAGACCCTGACTGCCTGAAGATGATCCTTGACTGGAAAGATGCAAAATAA
- a CDS encoding polyprenyl synthetase family protein — protein MSLDKRIESALVKALSPEALGESPPLLAAALPYGVFPGGARIRPTILVSVALACGDDCPAVTDAAAVALELMHCASLVHDDLPAFDNADIRRGKPSLHKAYNEPLAVLAGDSLLIRGFEVLADVGAVNPDRALKLISKLGQLSGARGGICAGQAWESESKVDLAAYHQAKTGALFIAATQMGAIAAGYEAEPWFDLGMRIGSAFQIADDLKDALMSAEAMGKPAGQDIANERPNAVKTMGIEGARKHLQDVLAGAIASIPSCPGEAKLAQMVQLYAHKIMDIPASAERG, from the coding sequence ATGTCTCTGGATAAACGTATCGAGTCGGCGCTGGTCAAGGCGCTGTCACCCGAGGCTTTGGGTGAATCTCCGCCGTTGCTTGCCGCCGCGCTGCCTTACGGGGTGTTTCCCGGCGGCGCGCGGATCCGGCCGACGATCCTTGTCTCGGTCGCGCTCGCCTGTGGCGACGATTGCCCGGCGGTCACCGATGCCGCGGCCGTGGCGCTGGAGCTGATGCATTGCGCGAGCCTCGTGCATGACGATCTGCCCGCCTTCGACAATGCCGACATCCGGCGCGGCAAGCCGAGCCTTCACAAGGCCTATAATGAACCGCTTGCGGTTCTGGCGGGCGACAGCCTGCTGATCCGCGGCTTCGAAGTGCTGGCCGATGTCGGCGCCGTCAACCCGGACCGGGCGCTGAAGCTGATCTCGAAACTGGGTCAGCTGTCGGGGGCGCGCGGCGGGATCTGCGCCGGTCAGGCCTGGGAAAGCGAATCCAAGGTCGATCTGGCCGCCTATCATCAGGCGAAGACCGGGGCGCTGTTCATTGCCGCGACCCAGATGGGGGCGATTGCGGCGGGCTACGAGGCCGAACCCTGGTTCGATCTGGGCATGCGGATCGGCTCGGCCTTCCAGATCGCCGACGACCTGAAAGACGCGCTGATGTCGGCCGAGGCAATGGGCAAGCCCGCCGGGCAGGACATCGCGAACGAACGCCCGAATGCGGTCAAGACGATGGGCATCGAGGGCGCGCGCAAACATCTGCAAGATGTGCTGGCGGGGGCGATCGCCTCGATCCCGTCCTGCCCCGGTGAGGCGAAGCTGGCCCAGATGGTGCAGCTTTACGCCCACAAGATCATGGACATCCCGGCCAGCGCCGAGAGGGGCTGA
- a CDS encoding methyltransferase: MPKDDHTGATADRTAQPTGTGKQPLVPGQPGAAPVQPGRVNFFTRIALSQRLHEIFERLPLMNRVTRREGEALFDIVSGFVQSQVLLAIVEFRVLHILAGASWPLPQLAERTGLAEDRLAVLMQAAAALKLVKFRRGLWQLAPRGAAFITVPGLEAMVRHHPVLYRDLADPVAFLKGDIEPELAGFWPYVFGPLAQEDAGLAERYSQLMADSQRVVADDTLRLVDLRDAKRVMDVGGGTGAFLRVVAKLYPELPLTLFDLPHVLSVADRFSPKLDFAPGSFRDDPIPQGADVITLVRVLYDHPDSVVEPLLAKVHAALPPGGRLIISEAMAGGAKPDRACDVYFAFYTMAMSSGRTRSPEEIKQMLEKAGFTKVSKPRTLRPFITSVIEAERG, translated from the coding sequence GTGCCGAAGGACGACCACACGGGCGCGACGGCCGACCGGACCGCGCAGCCGACAGGAACGGGAAAGCAGCCGCTGGTTCCGGGCCAGCCCGGGGCGGCGCCGGTGCAGCCGGGGCGGGTGAATTTCTTCACCCGGATCGCGCTGTCGCAACGGCTGCATGAAATCTTCGAACGCCTGCCGCTGATGAACCGCGTCACCCGGCGCGAGGGCGAGGCGCTCTTCGACATCGTTTCGGGCTTCGTGCAAAGCCAGGTTCTCTTGGCGATCGTCGAATTCCGGGTGCTGCATATTCTGGCCGGGGCCTCTTGGCCCTTGCCGCAACTGGCCGAACGCACCGGCCTGGCCGAGGACCGGCTGGCGGTGCTGATGCAGGCCGCCGCCGCCTTGAAGCTGGTGAAATTCCGCCGCGGTCTGTGGCAGCTTGCCCCGCGTGGCGCCGCCTTCATCACCGTGCCAGGGCTCGAGGCGATGGTGCGCCATCACCCCGTCCTTTACCGCGATCTGGCCGATCCGGTGGCTTTTCTGAAAGGCGACATCGAACCCGAGCTGGCGGGCTTCTGGCCCTATGTCTTCGGGCCGCTGGCGCAGGAAGATGCGGGGCTCGCCGAGCGCTATTCGCAGCTGATGGCCGACAGCCAGCGCGTCGTGGCCGATGACACCTTGCGGCTTGTCGATCTGCGCGATGCCAAGCGGGTGATGGATGTGGGCGGCGGCACCGGGGCCTTCCTGCGCGTCGTGGCCAAGCTTTACCCCGAGCTGCCCTTGACGCTGTTCGACCTGCCGCATGTGCTGTCGGTGGCGGACCGCTTCAGCCCGAAGCTCGATTTCGCGCCGGGCAGCTTCCGCGACGATCCGATCCCGCAGGGCGCCGATGTCATCACTTTGGTGCGCGTGCTGTATGACCATCCTGACAGCGTCGTCGAACCGCTTCTGGCCAAGGTGCATGCCGCCTTGCCGCCGGGCGGGCGTCTGATCATCTCGGAGGCGATGGCGGGGGGCGCAAAACCCGACCGTGCCTGCGATGTCTATTTCGCCTTCTACACGATGGCGATGAGTTCGGGGCGCACGCGTTCCCCCGAAGAGATCAAGCAAATGCTTGAAAAAGCTGGGTTCACCAAGGTGTCGAAACCGCGGACCCTGCGCCCCTTCATCACCTCGGTGATCGAGGCCGAACGCGGCTGA
- the crtD gene encoding 1-hydroxycarotenoid 3,4-desaturase CrtD, giving the protein MRSETDVVVIGAGMGGLAAAIGAAAAGLRVTVVEAGDAPGGKARAVPTPGGPADTGPTVLTMRHVLDALFAACGTRAEEHLTLIPLPRLARHFWPDGSSLDLFTDTEANIEAIRAFAGDKEAAAFRRFDHLTTGLWEAFHRSVIAAPKPDLWRIAAATVTRPQLWPALRPGLTMRDLLAHHFKDPRLAQLFGRYATYVGGRPGATPAVLSLIWQAEVQGVWAIREGMHGVAAALARVAEAKGVRFHYGAKAKRIVRKEGRVTAVEIETGVSIPCGACIFNGDPGALRDGLLGDAARASMEKSPRPAPSLSAWVWAFGATPIGVDLAHHNVFFTADPELEFGPIGAGEMPEEPTLYICAQDREMQAPVPEIERFEIIMNGPAGHQPFPQEEAQCRARTFPMLAAMGLTFSPDPETRALTTPALLSRRFPGSLGAIYGGSPEGTLATFRRPLARTGLKGLYLAGGGTHPGAGVPMALTSGTHAARALLADRISAAK; this is encoded by the coding sequence ATGCGGAGTGAAACGGACGTCGTGGTGATCGGCGCCGGAATGGGGGGCCTTGCGGCCGCCATCGGTGCGGCGGCGGCGGGCCTTCGGGTCACGGTGGTTGAGGCGGGCGATGCCCCGGGCGGCAAGGCGCGGGCGGTTCCGACCCCCGGCGGGCCTGCGGATACGGGGCCCACGGTCTTGACGATGCGGCATGTTCTGGACGCGCTCTTTGCCGCCTGCGGCACCCGGGCCGAGGAACATCTGACGCTGATCCCCCTGCCCCGACTCGCCCGGCATTTCTGGCCCGACGGCTCCAGCCTCGATCTGTTCACCGACACCGAAGCCAATATCGAGGCGATCCGGGCCTTTGCGGGCGACAAGGAAGCTGCGGCATTCCGCCGCTTCGATCACCTGACGACGGGGCTGTGGGAGGCGTTCCACCGCTCGGTGATCGCGGCGCCGAAGCCGGATCTTTGGCGAATCGCCGCGGCCACGGTGACGCGGCCGCAGCTTTGGCCCGCGCTGCGCCCCGGGCTGACGATGCGCGACCTGCTCGCCCATCACTTCAAGGATCCGCGGCTGGCGCAGCTCTTCGGCCGCTATGCGACCTATGTCGGCGGCCGTCCGGGGGCGACGCCCGCGGTGCTCTCGCTGATCTGGCAGGCCGAGGTTCAGGGCGTCTGGGCGATCCGCGAGGGGATGCATGGCGTTGCCGCCGCGCTGGCCCGGGTGGCCGAGGCGAAGGGCGTGCGGTTCCATTACGGCGCCAAGGCCAAGCGCATCGTGCGCAAGGAAGGCCGGGTCACCGCGGTCGAGATCGAGACCGGCGTCTCGATCCCCTGCGGCGCCTGCATCTTCAACGGCGATCCGGGGGCGTTGCGCGACGGGCTTCTGGGCGATGCCGCCCGCGCCTCGATGGAGAAATCGCCCCGCCCCGCCCCCAGTCTTTCCGCCTGGGTCTGGGCCTTTGGCGCCACCCCGATCGGCGTTGACCTCGCGCATCACAACGTCTTCTTCACCGCCGATCCGGAGCTGGAATTCGGGCCCATCGGCGCGGGCGAGATGCCCGAGGAACCGACGCTTTACATCTGTGCGCAGGACCGCGAGATGCAGGCCCCGGTGCCGGAAATCGAACGCTTTGAAATCATCATGAACGGCCCGGCAGGCCATCAACCCTTTCCTCAGGAGGAGGCACAATGCAGGGCACGCACCTTCCCGATGCTCGCCGCGATGGGACTGACCTTCAGCCCGGACCCGGAAACCCGGGCGCTGACGACGCCGGCGCTGCTGTCGCGGCGGTTCCCGGGCTCGCTGGGGGCGATCTACGGCGGCTCGCCGGAGGGGACGCTGGCGACCTTCCGGCGGCCTCTGGCGCGGACGGGGCTCAAGGGGCTTTATCTGGCGGGTGGGGGAACGCACCCGGGTGCCGGGGTGCCCATGGCGCTGACTTCCGGGACGCATGCAGCACGGGCCTTGCTGGCGGACCGGATTTCCGCCGCGAAGTAG